One segment of Polypterus senegalus isolate Bchr_013 chromosome 8, ASM1683550v1, whole genome shotgun sequence DNA contains the following:
- the LOC120533266 gene encoding tripartite motif-containing protein 16-like isoform X2, whose translation MAAATSSLSADEYTCSVCLDVLTKPVTIPCGHSYCMDCINDYWDQLDTLHIYRCPQCRRQFNIRPELNKNVLMAEVIENLKEVQTDVTQCQNSAGPDDLLCDVCPGRQRKAVKTCLTCMASYCQTHIQPHQEFEALKRHNLEEPIGKLEEKLCTKHNKVLEMFCRTDKTCICLLCVATDHKNHDTVSPDEERAGRQSLLENRKAKIKKRIQEKEKKMDEMKETVASIQSCADREVHKHVETFSSLLQSIERLRSEVIEVIKNHERREVRKAEEIMEQLEKQLKDLKRRDAELAMLSQTSDHIHFLKKLPSLCVPPEDKNIPNFTIDRDLLPETLIKDLSALKKCLQEISGWEFVKTRFSTSGFVLQNLKSRNYFLKYSCPLTLDPNTAHKRLSLSERNKKMTSDDAENKYPDHPDRFDCLSQVLCREALSGPRCYWEVEWSGFKVAIGVAHKGIERKGKSDECRLGSNDKSWSLFCSDSRYSVRHSNNTTVVTVPNSPRIGVYLDRLTGSLSFYSVSHPMILLHRFDFSFNEPLYAGFWVLKNSSVTICPLSRSIGDSMFV comes from the exons ATGGCAGCTGCTACTTCTTCTCTATCCGCTGATGAGTACACTTGCTCGGTGTGTCTGGATGTCCTGACGAAGCCGGTCACTATCCCATGTGGACACAGCTACTGTATGGACTGTATCAATGACTACTGGGATCAGTTGGACACACTTCATATCTATAGGTGTCCTCAATGCAGGCGACAATTTAACATAAGGCCAGAGCTTAACAAAAATGTCTTGATGGCTGAAGTTATAGAGAACCTAAAAGAAGTGCAAACTGATGTCACACAATGTCAGAATTCTGCCGGACCTGATGATCTTCTCTGTGATGTGTGTCCAGGGAGACAAAGGAAAGCGGTGAAGACTTGTCTGACCTGTATGGCCTCTTACTGCCAGACACACATACAGCCTCACCAGGAGTTTGAAGCTCTGAAAAGACACAACCTGGAGGAGCCGATTGGAAAACTCGAAGAGAAGCTCTGCACGAAGCATAATAAGGTTCTGGAAATGTTCTGTAGGACCGATAAAACCTGCATCTGTTTACTGTGTGTGGCAACTGACCATAAGAATCATGATACGGTGTCACCAGATGAAGAGAGAGCTGGGAGACAG AGTCTTTTGGAGAACAGaaaggcaaaaattaaaaaaagaattcaagagaaagagaaaaaaatggacgAGATGAAGGAGACGGTGGCGAGTATTCAG agcTGTGCAGACAGAGAAGTTCATAAACACGTGGAGACCTTCAGTTCTCTCCTTCAGTCCATTGAGAGGCTGAGGTCAGAGGTCATTGAGGTCATTAAGAATCATGAGAGGAGGGAAGTGAGGAAGGCAGAAGAGAtcatggagcaactggagaagCAGCTCAAGGACctgaagaggagagatgctgagctgGCCATGCTGTCACAGACAAGTGACCATATCCACTTCTTGAAG AAGTTGCCATCTCTCTGTGTCCCTCCTGAAGATAAAAACATACCCAACTTCACTATCGACAGAGATTTGCTTCCTGAAACTCTGATTAAAGACCTTTCAGCTCTGAAAAAGTGTCTTCAGGAGATCAGTGGTTGGGAGTTTGTTAAGACCA GGTTTAGCACATCAGGTTTCGTTCTTCAGAATCTGAAAAGCAGAAATTACTTCTTGAAGT ACTCCTGCCCACTCACATTGGACCCCAACACGGCACACAAACGGCTCAGCCTCTCGGAAAGGAACAAGAAGATGACGAGCGATGATGCTGAGAACAAATATCCCGATCATCCTGATCGATTCGACTGCCTGTcacaagttctgtgcagagaggctctgagtggacctcgctgttactgggaggttgAGTGGAGTGGGTTCAAGGTGGCGATTGGAGTGGCGCATAAAGGaatagaaaggaaaggaaagagcgACGAGTGTCGTCTTGGAAGCAACGACAAGTCCTGGAGTCTATTCTGCTCTGATTCCCGTTATTCTGTGCGTCACAGTAACAATACTACTGTTGTCACTGTCCCCAACAGTCCTAGAATAGGTGTGTACCTGGACCGCTTAACTGGATCTCTGTCCTTTTACAGTGTCTCCCATCCAATGATCCTCCTGCACAGGTTCGACTTCTCCTTTAATGAGCCGCTCTATGCAGGATTTTGGGTTTTAAAGAATTCCAGTGTAACAATCTGTCCTTTGAGCAGATCCATAGGTGACTCCATGTTTGTGTAG
- the LOC120533266 gene encoding tripartite motif-containing protein 16-like isoform X1, translating into MAAATSSLSADEYTCSVCLDVLTKPVTIPCGHSYCMDCINDYWDQLDTLHIYRCPQCRRQFNIRPELNKNVLMAEVIENLKEVQTDVTQCQNSAGPDDLLCDVCPGRQRKAVKTCLTCMASYCQTHIQPHQEFEALKRHNLEEPIGKLEEKLCTKHNKVLEMFCRTDKTCICLLCVATDHKNHDTVSPDEERAGRQSLLENRKAKIKKRIQEKEKKMDEMKETVASIQSCADREVHKHVETFSSLLQSIERLRSEVIEVIKNHERREVRKAEEIMEQLEKQLKDLKRRDAELAMLSQTSDHIHFLKKLPSLCVPPEDKNIPNFTIDRDLLPETLIKDLSALKKCLQEISGWEFVKTSEIGFSTSGFVLQNLKSRNYFLKYSCPLTLDPNTAHKRLSLSERNKKMTSDDAENKYPDHPDRFDCLSQVLCREALSGPRCYWEVEWSGFKVAIGVAHKGIERKGKSDECRLGSNDKSWSLFCSDSRYSVRHSNNTTVVTVPNSPRIGVYLDRLTGSLSFYSVSHPMILLHRFDFSFNEPLYAGFWVLKNSSVTICPLSRSIGDSMFV; encoded by the exons ATGGCAGCTGCTACTTCTTCTCTATCCGCTGATGAGTACACTTGCTCGGTGTGTCTGGATGTCCTGACGAAGCCGGTCACTATCCCATGTGGACACAGCTACTGTATGGACTGTATCAATGACTACTGGGATCAGTTGGACACACTTCATATCTATAGGTGTCCTCAATGCAGGCGACAATTTAACATAAGGCCAGAGCTTAACAAAAATGTCTTGATGGCTGAAGTTATAGAGAACCTAAAAGAAGTGCAAACTGATGTCACACAATGTCAGAATTCTGCCGGACCTGATGATCTTCTCTGTGATGTGTGTCCAGGGAGACAAAGGAAAGCGGTGAAGACTTGTCTGACCTGTATGGCCTCTTACTGCCAGACACACATACAGCCTCACCAGGAGTTTGAAGCTCTGAAAAGACACAACCTGGAGGAGCCGATTGGAAAACTCGAAGAGAAGCTCTGCACGAAGCATAATAAGGTTCTGGAAATGTTCTGTAGGACCGATAAAACCTGCATCTGTTTACTGTGTGTGGCAACTGACCATAAGAATCATGATACGGTGTCACCAGATGAAGAGAGAGCTGGGAGACAG AGTCTTTTGGAGAACAGaaaggcaaaaattaaaaaaagaattcaagagaaagagaaaaaaatggacgAGATGAAGGAGACGGTGGCGAGTATTCAG agcTGTGCAGACAGAGAAGTTCATAAACACGTGGAGACCTTCAGTTCTCTCCTTCAGTCCATTGAGAGGCTGAGGTCAGAGGTCATTGAGGTCATTAAGAATCATGAGAGGAGGGAAGTGAGGAAGGCAGAAGAGAtcatggagcaactggagaagCAGCTCAAGGACctgaagaggagagatgctgagctgGCCATGCTGTCACAGACAAGTGACCATATCCACTTCTTGAAG AAGTTGCCATCTCTCTGTGTCCCTCCTGAAGATAAAAACATACCCAACTTCACTATCGACAGAGATTTGCTTCCTGAAACTCTGATTAAAGACCTTTCAGCTCTGAAAAAGTGTCTTCAGGAGATCAGTGGTTGGGAGTTTGTTAAGACCAGTGAGATTG GGTTTAGCACATCAGGTTTCGTTCTTCAGAATCTGAAAAGCAGAAATTACTTCTTGAAGT ACTCCTGCCCACTCACATTGGACCCCAACACGGCACACAAACGGCTCAGCCTCTCGGAAAGGAACAAGAAGATGACGAGCGATGATGCTGAGAACAAATATCCCGATCATCCTGATCGATTCGACTGCCTGTcacaagttctgtgcagagaggctctgagtggacctcgctgttactgggaggttgAGTGGAGTGGGTTCAAGGTGGCGATTGGAGTGGCGCATAAAGGaatagaaaggaaaggaaagagcgACGAGTGTCGTCTTGGAAGCAACGACAAGTCCTGGAGTCTATTCTGCTCTGATTCCCGTTATTCTGTGCGTCACAGTAACAATACTACTGTTGTCACTGTCCCCAACAGTCCTAGAATAGGTGTGTACCTGGACCGCTTAACTGGATCTCTGTCCTTTTACAGTGTCTCCCATCCAATGATCCTCCTGCACAGGTTCGACTTCTCCTTTAATGAGCCGCTCTATGCAGGATTTTGGGTTTTAAAGAATTCCAGTGTAACAATCTGTCCTTTGAGCAGATCCATAGGTGACTCCATGTTTGTGTAG